One part of the Glycine max cultivar Williams 82 chromosome 14, Glycine_max_v4.0, whole genome shotgun sequence genome encodes these proteins:
- the LOC100782843 gene encoding transcription initiation factor TFIID subunit 7-like: MEEQFILRVPPNVAERIERLLNENNASSSEDKSLDLSFREDGRSGTFMIGNEQFPASLLDLPCVVESYKTYDDNSLIKTADIGQMIMVRESGDAAPDVIEYRHGLTPPMRDARKRRFRREPDLNPELVSRVEKDLLKIMAGGTADNLDVETAEQEEGDENARGANKKSAPKPAPKHDIPENLTNAGEADRSDSEESDDSV, encoded by the exons ATGGAGGAGCAATTCATACTTAGAGTTCCACCTAATGTGGCAGAGCGGATAGAGCGTCTTCTGAATGAAAACAATGCTTCTTCATCTGAAGACAAGTCACTAGATTTGTCATTTAGAGAGGATGGAAGAAGTGGTACGTTTATGATTGGGAATGAACAATTCCCAGCTTCtctattggatcttccttgCGTTGTTGAATCCTATAAGACTTATGATGATAACTCTTTAATTAAGACTGCCGATATTGGTCAG ATGATTATGGTGAGGGAATCTGGTGATGCTGCTCCAGATGTAATTGAGTACAGACATGGCCTCACTCCACCCATGAGAGATGCTCGCAAGCGTAGATTTCGCAGGGAGCCTGATCTTAAT CCTGAGCTTGTCTCCCGTGTTGAGAAAGATCTTCTCAAAATCATGGCTGGAGGAACAGCGGACAATCTTG ATGTGGAAACAGCTGAGCAAGAAGAAGGGGATGAGAATGCCCGAGGTGCTaataaaaaatctgcacctAAGCCTGCACCAAAACATGATATTCCAGAGAATCTTACTAATGCAGGAGAAGCTGACAGGAGTGATTCTGAGGAATCTGATGACTCAGTCTGA